A genomic window from Anaerolineales bacterium includes:
- a CDS encoding O-methyltransferase, whose translation MEELWGAVDDYFEGRLVPADPLLESALRAGEAAGMPAHHVARNQAKFLWILARLTGAKKILEIGTLAGYSAIWMARALPPGGLLITLEADPRHASVARANLAKAGLSGAAEVRVGRALDLLPQIDREGIGPFDLIFLDADKEHNPEYFAWSLRLSRRGSLIVADNVVRGGAVADPRCADPSVVGMRRFLELVGAEPRVDATAIQTVGVKGYDGFLIALVTAESDSPRGPEATGRKT comes from the coding sequence ATGGAGGAGCTTTGGGGCGCGGTGGATGATTACTTCGAAGGACGGCTGGTCCCGGCGGATCCGCTGTTGGAATCGGCGCTTCGGGCGGGGGAAGCGGCAGGGATGCCGGCTCATCACGTGGCGCGCAACCAAGCAAAATTTCTTTGGATTCTGGCGCGCCTGACGGGCGCGAAGAAAATATTGGAGATCGGAACCCTGGCCGGATACAGCGCGATCTGGATGGCCCGGGCGCTCCCCCCCGGCGGCCTTCTGATCACGTTGGAAGCCGACCCGCGCCACGCGTCGGTCGCCCGCGCCAACCTCGCCAAAGCCGGACTGTCCGGCGCAGCGGAGGTGAGGGTCGGACGGGCTCTGGACCTTCTGCCGCAGATTGACCGAGAGGGGATCGGCCCCTTCGACCTGATCTTCCTCGACGCCGACAAGGAGCACAATCCGGAATATTTCGCATGGTCCCTGAGACTCTCCCGCCGCGGGAGCCTGATCGTCGCCGACAACGTCGTCCGCGGCGGGGCGGTGGCCGATCCCCGGTGCGCCGATCCCTCGGTTGTCGGAATGCGGCGGTTCCTTGAGCTGGTGGGCGCCGAACCGCGGGTGGACGCCACGGCGATCCAAACCGTGGGCGTGAAAGGATACGACGGTTTTTTGATCGCGCTGGTGACCGCCGAGTCCGATTCGCCCCGAGGGCCGGAAGCAACGGGAAGAAAAACATGA
- a CDS encoding SDR family NAD(P)-dependent oxidoreductase, producing MHRGRKIVAVSGASSGLGGRIAERLGRDGNTVFAGARKESDIGRLSSLENVTGVRLDVTDGNDIVNLARRVESGPGRLDALINNAGVIGWGALMDRDVAYFQQVIDVNVYGAVRMVQALYPLLRKSASSPVIINMSSVAGTFAFPYWAPYHMAKWALEAFSDSLRRELNPLGIRVAVIRPGAVRSQAFRKERPAFEEYKINAAADFRARAVRMLAAAFENPARTEKDPEVVVRDVLHAVYHENSRLYYSPGRRIIPDLLAAKLPAGILDWVLSAFLREPGKTTAGRRTG from the coding sequence ATGCACAGGGGCCGGAAGATCGTAGCGGTGAGCGGCGCCTCGAGCGGCCTCGGCGGGCGGATCGCGGAGCGGCTGGGGCGCGATGGGAACACCGTGTTTGCGGGAGCTAGGAAGGAATCCGATATCGGCAGACTCTCGAGCCTGGAAAATGTCACCGGTGTCCGTTTGGATGTCACTGATGGGAACGACATTGTTAACCTGGCGCGGCGGGTGGAATCCGGCCCGGGCCGCCTCGACGCGCTGATCAACAACGCCGGCGTGATCGGGTGGGGGGCTTTGATGGACCGCGACGTGGCCTACTTCCAACAGGTGATCGACGTCAACGTCTACGGGGCGGTCCGCATGGTGCAGGCGTTGTATCCGCTGCTGCGGAAATCCGCCTCCTCGCCGGTGATCATCAACATGAGCTCTGTGGCGGGGACGTTCGCCTTCCCCTATTGGGCTCCCTACCACATGGCGAAATGGGCGCTGGAGGCCTTCTCGGACAGCCTGCGCCGCGAGCTGAACCCCCTGGGGATCAGGGTGGCGGTGATCCGCCCCGGCGCCGTCCGGTCGCAAGCCTTCCGGAAAGAACGCCCTGCGTTCGAAGAGTATAAAATCAACGCGGCGGCGGATTTCCGCGCCCGGGCGGTGCGGATGCTGGCTGCCGCCTTTGAGAACCCGGCCCGGACCGAAAAGGATCCGGAGGTTGTGGTCCGCGACGTCCTCCACGCCGTCTACCATGAAAACAGCCGGTTGTATTACTCGCCGGGGCGTCGTATCATTCCTGATCTGCTGGCGGCGAAGCTCCCCGCGGGAATTCTCGATTGGGTGCTGTCCGCTTTCCTGCGTGAACCGGGGAAAACCACTGCCGGCCGCCGGACGGGATAA
- a CDS encoding class I SAM-dependent methyltransferase, translating into MTFDKDVFEKIMQDAWRQDFNGWDFSFVSDRMLETPPSWDYRKIVLERIRGVHSLLDLDTGGGEFLASLQPFPPETRATEGHPPNIPVAKSRLEPLGVKVVDTHAMPQLPFGDNTFDLLINRHGGILASEFFRLLKPSGRFITQQVGGRNCARLNEALNAQPDFLASAWTLDLAAKQLESAGLRILERKEEFPPVGFKDVGAVVYYLKAISWQVSDFSIEKYYDQLAEIHTTIQKSGTFTVEGHRFLLEAQKP; encoded by the coding sequence ATGACCTTCGATAAAGACGTCTTTGAAAAAATCATGCAGGATGCCTGGCGGCAGGATTTCAACGGTTGGGATTTTTCATTTGTTTCCGATCGGATGTTGGAAACGCCGCCTTCTTGGGATTACCGGAAGATCGTTCTGGAGAGAATCCGCGGAGTGCATTCGCTGCTGGACCTCGACACCGGGGGAGGGGAATTCCTCGCGTCGTTGCAGCCGTTCCCGCCCGAGACCCGCGCCACCGAAGGGCATCCACCGAATATTCCCGTGGCTAAATCCCGGCTTGAGCCGCTCGGCGTGAAGGTGGTCGACACCCATGCCATGCCCCAGCTTCCATTCGGAGATAACACCTTCGATTTGCTGATCAACCGTCATGGGGGAATCCTGGCGTCGGAGTTTTTCCGCCTCCTCAAACCCTCCGGGCGCTTCATCACCCAACAGGTTGGCGGACGCAATTGCGCGCGTTTGAACGAGGCGCTGAACGCGCAGCCGGATTTCCTGGCTTCCGCATGGACTCTGGACTTGGCCGCCAAGCAGTTGGAGTCCGCCGGATTGCGCATCCTCGAGCGGAAAGAGGAATTCCCGCCGGTCGGTTTTAAGGATGTCGGAGCGGTCGTGTATTATCTGAAAGCCATCTCCTGGCAGGTAAGCGATTTCTCGATCGAAAAATATTACGACCAACTCGCCGAGATCCACACCACCATCCAGAAATCCGGAACATTCACGGTCGAAGGGCATCGGTTCCTGCTTGAGGCCCAAAAGCCGTAA
- the add gene encoding adenosine deaminase — translation MTPDTRRAALVPLVELHVHLEGAIPHPALWELIQKYGGDPAVPDQEALNRRFRYRDFPHFIETWVWKNRFLREYEDFTFIAERAALELRSQNIAYAEAHYAPSSFAETGLEVKEITRAIRAGLNRAPGIEIVLIADLIRNLGPEGAARTLREVEQVRELGVVGVGLGGSEHQYPPELFQGVFAAARRSGFHATAHAGEAVGPASIWGAIRRLGVERIGHGTRAEEDESLLEYLSEKQIPLEMCPLSNVRTGVVGRIEDHPIRRYFDRGLLVTVNTDDPKMFGNTLAEEYRLLETVFGFTPGEIETVRRNAILASWMEPARKARMLGATAQAAAGV, via the coding sequence GTGACGCCTGACACGCGGCGCGCGGCGCTCGTTCCGCTGGTCGAGCTGCATGTGCATCTCGAAGGGGCGATCCCTCATCCCGCGCTTTGGGAATTGATCCAAAAATACGGCGGCGATCCGGCCGTGCCCGACCAAGAAGCGTTGAATCGCCGCTTTCGGTACAGGGATTTTCCGCATTTCATCGAAACCTGGGTTTGGAAAAACCGGTTCCTCCGGGAATATGAAGATTTCACATTCATCGCGGAACGGGCCGCCTTGGAATTGCGCAGCCAGAACATCGCATACGCCGAAGCGCATTACGCCCCGTCGAGCTTTGCCGAAACCGGCTTGGAGGTAAAAGAGATCACGCGGGCAATCCGCGCCGGATTGAACCGTGCCCCGGGGATCGAGATTGTGTTAATCGCGGATCTGATTCGGAATTTGGGACCGGAAGGGGCGGCCAGAACCCTGCGGGAAGTGGAGCAGGTCCGGGAATTGGGCGTCGTCGGCGTCGGTCTGGGTGGGTCGGAGCATCAGTACCCGCCCGAACTGTTCCAAGGCGTGTTTGCCGCTGCGCGGCGGTCGGGATTCCATGCCACGGCCCACGCCGGGGAGGCGGTCGGCCCGGCGAGCATCTGGGGGGCGATCCGGCGGCTCGGCGTGGAGCGGATCGGGCATGGCACCCGCGCGGAAGAGGATGAATCGCTGTTGGAGTATTTGTCGGAAAAACAGATCCCGCTGGAAATGTGCCCGCTTTCCAACGTCCGCACCGGAGTGGTAGGCCGGATTGAAGACCATCCTATCCGGCGCTATTTCGACCGCGGCCTCCTGGTGACGGTGAACACGGATGACCCCAAGATGTTCGGCAACACTCTGGCGGAGGAATACCGGCTATTGGAGACGGTCTTCGGCTTTACGCCGGGCGAGATCGAGACGGTGAGGAGGAACGCCATCCTGGCCAGCTGGATGGAACCGGCGCGGAAGGCGCGGATGCTGGGCGCAACGGCGCAGGCCGCCGCCGGAGTTTAG
- a CDS encoding response regulator transcription factor, translating into MTAESPLRILVADDHRIVREGLRLILESREEFTLVGEAADGGEAVRLAEELRPDVILMDLRMPGMDGITAIQTIRARDPQAAVVILTTYNEDDLMIRGLRAGARGFLLKDTDRESLFRAIRAAARGETLLNPEILERALSRAQGRNDSAGKTAPDAAGSIGLSERELEVLEAVARGERSKEIAARLKIAERTVKAHLSSVYNKLGVDSRAAAIAVAAQKGWLKPLS; encoded by the coding sequence ATGACTGCCGAATCCCCGCTGCGAATCCTGGTCGCCGACGACCATCGCATTGTCCGCGAAGGCCTGCGGCTGATTCTTGAAAGCCGGGAGGAATTCACCCTGGTCGGGGAAGCCGCCGACGGCGGCGAAGCCGTCCGGCTGGCCGAGGAACTCCGTCCCGACGTCATCCTGATGGACCTGCGGATGCCCGGGATGGACGGCATCACCGCCATCCAAACCATCCGCGCCAGGGATCCGCAGGCGGCGGTCGTGATCCTGACGACCTACAACGAGGACGATCTGATGATCCGCGGGTTGCGCGCCGGAGCCCGCGGCTTCCTGCTTAAGGATACCGACCGCGAAAGCCTGTTCCGCGCGATCCGGGCTGCTGCCCGCGGGGAGACGCTGCTGAATCCGGAAATCCTCGAAAGGGCCTTGTCGCGCGCACAGGGAAGGAACGACTCGGCGGGAAAGACGGCGCCGGATGCGGCCGGATCGATCGGCCTTTCCGAGCGCGAACTGGAAGTCCTTGAGGCGGTGGCGCGGGGCGAACGCAGCAAGGAAATCGCCGCCCGGTTGAAGATTGCCGAACGGACAGTGAAAGCCCATTTATCGAGCGTGTACAACAAACTGGGGGTGGATTCCCGCGCCGCGGCGATCGCAGTCGCCGCGCAAAAGGGCTGGTTAAAGCCGCTTTCCTGA
- a CDS encoding glycosyltransferase family 1 protein: MKILLTTLGSYGDVYPNVGLGRLLKQRGHTVTLLTNPHFGPLAEKYNLEFVPIGTPEQYDRYAGHPGLFDPRQSVPAFFDTLILPNIRTAYERLMESILPGKTVIASSILVFAARLIQEKHRIPNATLHLSPMTFKSAYEMPKNAVFPFPDWLPLGLKKLYWRIADAAVTDRLIGPPLNALRKEIGLQPVARIMTVWGHSPQRVIGLFPSWYGAPQPDWPASSRLTGFPLFDEDQEAELPPEVRTFLEGGAPPVVFMPGSLMQRAGAFLRVAAEACQAAGQRAIFLSRYPRQIPERLPDSIRYFSYIPFRRLLPRAAALVHHGGIGTCAQALRAGVPQLLHPMAYDQHDNAWRIRRLGAGDWVDFRNCSVRELSAKLQALTGSLTLREHCRRASEKILAARPMEQTAELIEGMK, from the coding sequence ATGAAAATCCTCCTGACCACCCTCGGGTCTTATGGCGATGTATACCCCAATGTCGGATTGGGCCGGCTGTTGAAGCAACGCGGGCACACGGTCACCTTGTTGACCAATCCTCACTTCGGCCCGTTGGCTGAAAAATACAACCTGGAATTTGTGCCGATCGGAACCCCCGAGCAATACGACCGGTACGCCGGCCACCCGGGGTTGTTCGATCCCCGGCAAAGCGTTCCGGCATTCTTCGATACGCTGATCCTGCCCAATATCCGCACCGCTTACGAACGGCTGATGGAATCCATCTTGCCGGGGAAGACGGTGATCGCCAGTTCGATCCTCGTGTTTGCCGCCAGGCTGATTCAGGAAAAACACCGCATCCCCAATGCCACCCTGCATCTCTCTCCGATGACATTTAAATCCGCGTACGAGATGCCGAAGAACGCGGTGTTTCCCTTCCCCGATTGGCTGCCGCTCGGCTTGAAGAAATTGTATTGGCGGATCGCGGATGCGGCCGTCACCGACCGCCTGATCGGCCCGCCGTTGAATGCCTTGCGGAAGGAGATCGGCCTGCAGCCCGTCGCACGGATCATGACGGTGTGGGGGCACTCGCCGCAAAGGGTGATCGGCTTGTTTCCGTCCTGGTATGGAGCGCCCCAGCCGGATTGGCCGGCCTCGAGCCGGCTGACGGGTTTCCCGCTGTTCGACGAGGACCAAGAAGCGGAGTTGCCGCCCGAGGTGCGGACGTTTCTCGAAGGCGGCGCCCCGCCGGTTGTTTTCATGCCCGGCTCCCTGATGCAGCGGGCAGGGGCGTTTCTGCGGGTTGCGGCGGAGGCTTGCCAAGCCGCCGGCCAGCGGGCGATCTTTCTCTCCCGCTATCCGCGACAGATACCGGAGCGATTGCCCGATTCCATCCGGTATTTTTCGTACATCCCGTTCCGCCGATTGCTGCCGCGGGCGGCCGCCTTGGTCCATCACGGAGGGATCGGGACCTGCGCCCAGGCGCTGCGGGCGGGTGTCCCCCAGCTGCTCCATCCGATGGCCTACGACCAGCACGACAACGCCTGGCGGATCCGTAGGTTGGGCGCGGGCGATTGGGTCGATTTCCGCAATTGCAGCGTACGGGAACTCTCGGCGAAGCTGCAAGCGTTGACCGGTTCCTTGACCTTACGCGAGCATTGCCGGCGGGCGAGCGAGAAAATCCTGGCGGCGCGGCCGATGGAACAGACGGCGGAGCTAATCGAGGGGATGAAATAA
- a CDS encoding isoprenylcysteine carboxylmethyltransferase family protein, translating to MTALDWIRYGIAFVVLASHPPSLFLWIVIHPFSAFWRKWGPLRTYALLSIPVILYVAAAWRLRDRLLGMDLGFNGWTLALAAVCVAAALVIRRRRKQSPGFSNLSGVPELSPEKYPGILLSEGIYKIVRHPRYIEANLWVMGYVLAANFTGAYLVWLVCLPVFFLVVVLEERELRGRFGAAYEEYCRRVPRFLPKFGGRKKEE from the coding sequence ATGACCGCCCTGGATTGGATCCGTTATGGAATCGCTTTTGTCGTGCTGGCCAGCCATCCGCCGTCGCTTTTTTTGTGGATCGTCATCCATCCCTTTTCCGCTTTTTGGCGCAAATGGGGGCCGCTGCGGACGTACGCCCTCCTGTCCATCCCGGTGATCCTGTATGTCGCCGCGGCCTGGCGGTTGCGCGACCGGCTGCTCGGGATGGATTTGGGCTTCAATGGGTGGACCCTTGCCCTTGCGGCGGTGTGCGTCGCCGCGGCGCTGGTCATCCGCCGGCGCCGGAAGCAAAGCCCGGGTTTTTCGAACCTCTCGGGCGTGCCCGAACTCTCGCCGGAAAAGTACCCGGGAATTCTGCTGAGCGAGGGAATTTATAAGATTGTCCGCCACCCGCGCTACATCGAGGCCAATTTATGGGTGATGGGATATGTTCTTGCGGCGAATTTTACCGGGGCGTACCTGGTGTGGCTGGTTTGCCTGCCGGTCTTCTTTCTCGTGGTGGTTCTGGAGGAACGGGAATTGCGCGGGCGTTTCGGCGCGGCCTATGAGGAGTATTGCCGGAGGGTGCCGCGCTTCCTGCCGAAATTCGGCGGGCGGAAGAAGGAAGAATAA